The genome window TAGACAGGAAAATAACTCCTATATAAACAACATTCTCAATCTACAGGGCGGCCGTTGGCCCAAACCTCCCAACAATCCCAGTCAAGGGACGATTTAAATTAATGAGCCAAAACTAATGCAGTCAtcccattttctttttatatacagtatatacccTACATAGAAGTCTACGTACAAATTTCATCATCTGGATGCGGGTGTTGGCATGACAAAATTTACCGAAACGTTGACAatagcaagaaaaaaataaaaacaagcaggATGACAACACCGGAATTAAATGATTGTCAACAAAGGTGATTGCCTTTACAGAagaattataatttaaaaacggAATATATTTCTGTTGCTACAATTGAATTCATTCGTAAAAAGTAAAGTGTGTATGTTTCTGTATGCGTGTGTGCTGCATGAAGCGTTTTGCCTGCAACACGGCCACTTTCTTTGGATGCCAATCCTCGTCTTCTAATCCCATCTGTGTGGtgatagagagaaagagaggagacgaggagaggaagggaggagacGAGAGGGAGAGAGTCTGTGCATCTGGGTCTTCTCTCCTCAGTAGCAGTGGTAGGGCAGGGACGGCCCAGTCTGGGTGATGCACACTATCAGTTTTTCTGGACGAACAGAACAAAACGATATTGATCAAAACAGAGTGAAAATTCGAGCAGAAAAAGAATATGTGGGTTATTTACACAACACAGAGACTCTGCCTGGTATAAGTATGGTGCTCTGCACTAGTGCCGTCACAATAACCAGCTGTTAAATATAACttcaattttacattttttaatagttCCTAACGTTGAGATTCAATTTCTGAATCGACATTTTAATGACCACATGattcattactgtaattataataatcatctgTGCAATATGGAATTTCTATAGAAATCGGTAATTGTAATAATGAAATTTGTCAcactatttctattttattgtactgtCCATCTCTCTATTTACTTCAAATTCATTCTAAAGTTATGAAAGTTGAAAGTCtatcaattttctctctctgtttacatgttgtttactttgatcaatgtttttttttctggtttgttttgatgacatgtattgaccgaaataaacagatacgaaacgaaagttcatatttctatttgtacatatctttatttactttagtcttacatttgtatttatattgttgtcatttttttaacctttattttattacacAATTGGTTCCTATTCtattcttatacagcagcaacagtAAAGACGCACTTTCCCTCCatggatcaataaagtatttctgattctgtttGAATgctgagcagtttttttaagagccttttcattctgtttgaACCCGATAATTCTGCACAGTTGCATTAAATGATAAGGCTACACTAACATTAGTATTacaccaattattattattatactattagATTTCGGTGGTGCGTGTATGTGATTGTTTTAGACTTGTGATCTAAACATTTCCAAAACTCCAGAACATTTTCTTCTTAAATCCATATTTTTTGCCATTCAGCCTTTTCAACAGTTTTTGCTGCAGTCCAAAAGCTACTTGATTAACACAAATAGAGGAACACAACAGGAAACTCGTAAGTTAGTCACTAAAGAAgttgatgataaaaaaagaacaaatattttattcagcTTAAAAATACTGATAGGGTGAATGAAAAAGAACAGTTTGTAACTACAGTTAGGCAAGACGACTTACACAGACTTGCTTGATAAAAATGTGCCACAACACAATTATCATATGacatatttaattcaaatgtatatttataccGTCCAGCATCACTGAGTGTACCGGAGAAGTGCTGCAGGTAAGTCAGACAAATTCTAAAACATACAAGCAAAATAATAAGATGTgacattatatttttacattttataaaagtAAGAAGTAATCAATAATTGCTTGTACtttctaaaatattttcttgtttaaaaGTCATTTAAAGTCAATATGATGTTACTTAACAGCAGGCAATTAAATAGAAGCATGGAATTTGGCACATATGTTGTTGTAATGCCCTGCAGAGCCACAGGAGGGCACTGAAACACAAATGTTTAACAACTGGCAGCAAGCGACAAAACAGCTGAGCACTTGGATCCTGGACCCAAGCGCAAAATTCAGTGGAGTCAAATATTTCACAACATGGCAAAAGGATCAAACAACATACACCATTCCTAAAGTGAGTGAAAGACCACTGGCAGCTGGCAACTTGCTACTATAAAAAGATGCAAGTAACTTCTTTGAGAGGACAAAGATCAAACGGAGTGTCCTGTTAAAATCTGATTTGCAAACGTTGTAATAGAATAGAGTTTCTGctgcattaatttgtcttttttttttgctctttggtGTAGTAGTTGAggtatttttatgcaaaaattaGCATTGGTATCAAAGTTAAAGTTCTGGTATTGTGGCGACACTACTGATCAAACAGCAATTTTTATTCTGAggatttaaatgttatttatgagCTTCATCTCTACGCTGATAAGACTGCATGGACCACAATGCACAAGAATCACCTTTCAGCATACTATACCAGCATGTTCACATCACATCAGGGTACCGTAGAGTTAAATATGAGTAAGGTAGACTTTAACCAGTGTTTTAGTACACCATCATAGACAAGAGACCAGGTTTCACTGAGGGtctaaagttaaaaaagaaaaaaaggagctcATAGAGTCCATGCAGGACGAGAGGTGAGTTGGACATACCATGCTGTTACATGCAGAGGGGGgtagaggggaggggggagggctAACCATCGTAGGAGTCCAACAGGGGCAAGGAGCCCTTTCTGCCCCCATACACCCCTCGCTGAGAGACaaccagaaagagagagagaggaagtgagTGTGAGAAAAGAAAAGTGTCAGTAATTGTGAAGTTACAAAAGGCTGCCAAAGGAAAAGGTTAAAGTCAGGAAATATTCATCGTGGTGCAGGAGGTTAGGGGTTAGTGTAGTTAAGTGAGCAATCCAGCGTGACACGACATGTGAATGAGAGGGAGAAAGATTTAAAGTACCGGTAAAGTGTCTGTGGTTTCATCCAGAGTGTGTCTCCTCTCCCTCTGGTCCAGTGTAGAGTAGGCCTCTGAGGAATTAAAACAACCATGaggaataaatatatacattctaCACCATGTCatgatttttattcatttgatttttataaAAAGCAGCGATGATAAATGTACTAACCAGGGCCGAGGTCATTTAGTGGAATCATGTCCCTCTTTTCCCCTAAGatgaagcaaaaacaaacaagtcacAAGTTAAACTTACTTTCTGAGCTTTTTAAAAGTTTCTAAGGTTGCATTTCAAACTCAAACCATTAGGATTCGGTTAAAATGAACCAACTGGCCAAATTAGAGCAGTTGGTTTGGGTTGGTGTGAAAGGAAACAACCCAAACCACAGGATTTTACGACAACAGATATGTTACTTTAGCATCTGCTGATGGTGAAATCTTTTCAGGATGTGATCGCATGCATATAAATTCTTTATGCAAATCATTTGGTAACCATGTTAACATACATGCATGTCAGCACGGGAAGTTTTTCTGACCTTATTTCCCTTGCTCTGgaccaaatgaaacaaactACAGCTGTGAAAGCACCCTTAATGTATGGTTTAAACGCtgtcaaaataatttaatcataatttatttctTGCACACTGACCTCTATCTAGCAGTGGCGTGGTGCTATCTTCATAGGTGCCGTTGGCTCGGGTACTCGGGCCGTTGGTTGTGTTAAGGTTAACCATGAAGTCCGTCTTCTTCCAGCCGTCTTTCTCAAGAGGCTTGCGTAGCTCTTTGTGGGCCCAGACGAGCTGCAGCACCTGACCGGCCCCTCGCACCTCCCGCTCGGAGCGCTTGCTGTAGGATACACAGAGATATGttcacatttaaagtgtttgtttttgctttgtcttGGCAAAGTTGTCTTTAACAGCCATTTCAGGCTTGTTCACAACACTACACCCACTAGATTTTACAAAGCTTCAAGAATCCTCTATATTGATTGTTATTAGATAAAGATTACATTCATGCATTTGTTTCAAAGGCTGGCTTCATAAGAGTAAGGTGTGGGAATTTCTTTATGATAAACTGTCTAAGGATCTATTTTATCCGTCTTTCTATATTAGGCAGTTGTGTGATGCTTGGTTTACAAGCTACATTCATAGCTATAAATTATGAAAGCAGTAGTTTTTACTTACTATCTCCTTTGCTCACTTTACAGAACACACTCACCCGTCCTTGTTGATGAGCACCAGCCTCTCAATGCCCTGCGAGGCTCGGAGGGTCTTTGCTGCCTCCACACTGTTGCCTAGCACCTCAGCGAGCGTGCTCAGTACAGACACCACCGTCTCCTCTGATAGAGTGCGCCCGGACTGACTCTGGCCTCCCGGCAGGTTGGCCACTAGGTGAGGCACTGCATGCAAACCTGCAGGAGACACGCAGCAATGTAAGAAAATGTGTCTGGAGATACAAGTGCAAACATCCAAAATCCAAGCCTGAAAGCTTGCATAGACTAGCAATACTGCATCAAATATTGAATTTAGACTAAATAAAAACTCTGTAAAAAAGATGTGCAAGTTTTATTCTTCGATAAAAACTGACAGATGAGTTATTGTTGCCAATTCTTATTGcacaaataagtaaaaaaagaatCTGTGTAATTCTCAAAGCACCCTCAAAGTACATCGAAAGAGTCCTGGTGCTCTTATGctttttgcacatatttaaattgtGCATACATTTGGTACCAAATTGGAGCTTTTCTATGCAAACAAGCTTTCTTGCAAAACAATCCAATTCACAAAGATGAGTATTGATTGATAAGTTACAGTAAAGTTATGTAGCGTGTTCAGAAagttcattttagtttttaggGTTGTCACTTACCAAGGAGTTGGCAGTTACGGTTGTCGATGGAAAGGTTCCTCAAGGCTCCGGACATCGCACGAACCACTCGGTCATTGCCATGAGCCAGTAACTCTGCCATCATGGGGAGACCTTTCTCCAGACGCACTGTGGCCCTGATATACCGACCATACTGAAGAGCAAGCAGAAAGAGGGGTCGATGAATATCTTTTTACATTGATAGCAGCTTCATTCCAATAACTTCACAAGACATGGACTTTATCACAGCATGACAGCAGAATCAATTTGATAAGAAATGGTACTAACAGTCCATCGGCCGGCACACAGGTTCTGGATAGCACCGGCAGCAGCCTCAAGCACAGAGGGGTTCTTGCTCTCTCGGAGCAGCGATGTGTAAACACGAACCACCTCTGGCTGGAACAACAGCTCATAACCTGAAATGTGATGATAATTACAGTTTCTGACATTGATAAATGTTGGCAATGTTTTGAAGAAAACATGTCTACAGGCTGTGAGattcagaggtttaaagcaTCAAAAACAAGCTTGGAACTCTTTGAGTGCAAGAGGCAGGAAGAAATGATTGAAATGAAGTATTTTCAGCTGGTTTCCCAGAAAAGAATGAGGTCAATTCCCAGAGTGAAACAATACTTCATGCAGATATCTGGGGGAAATGGTAATCAGTCCAGAACTAGATTTTTTAATCTTGTGTTGTTGAGTTGTGATTTTTAGCAGAAGCAAATACAGCTCTATGGCAGAACAAAGAGTATTAaatgggtcatttttacaggGGATCTTTACTTGCGTGCCACCTTAaagattgattaattattcatcTGATCAATTATTAATTATCTAAAAGGGGAAAAGAAACATATGCATACCTTTGGCAGGTGTTGTCCTCTTTGGAATGTCGACCTGATCTCCACTACCATCAtctccatccttctttcctgCAGcaagaaaccaaaaataaaaagagaaaacaaaaaaattgagcTGTGGAAATAACAGGTTACGTAAAGCTAGTCAGCTATCCTCGACACAGCACATTGTTTTGTGAAAGCGTCCATGCAACCAGTGGAACAAGCACTATGAACATGCAATGTCTTTCGCGTGACATCAGGTGATCATGCTCATGAACTGGATGTGAATTCAACATTATGGGACATTCTCGTTTCTCAAGCAAAATAATACTCTGCGTCAGTGAAATGAGTGATGACAGAGTGGTCAATAGTTTCAAAAGTTTACCAATGCAGAGAGAAGAATCTTACCTTTTGAAAACCACTCAtctaaacacagcagagagaaaggaggaagtGAAGTAGGATGGGAAGAAAGATGTGGGGGGGGAGTAAGAGGAAGGaggcaggagagaggaggaaagggaggGAAACAGTGGTAGAGTGTGAAAAACTGCGACAGGTGTTTCTGCCACCAACAAGCTCAATGCCACCAGCAGCTATCTGTCTCTCGACAGCAAATCACGTCGGCAAAGTGTAACTCTAAGCTCTCGGAAACTGACCTTTGCCCTTTCGAGAGCCGAAGCAGCCACCTTTGTTAGCAGGGGCCGGTCCCTGATTGACGGGTGCGGTCTCTACATAGCGCTCACAGCCGGGGACTTCACGGTGAACGTGATAGGACAGATTCCTCAGGAGGCAGACACAGTTCTCCACCAGCTGCagggagagaaataaaaaagggatGAGATGATGAAAGACCAGGATGGAGGAAGAGAGGTGCTTTGGTCTCACAAGATAAAATCTGTCATCTGATTCGAGTGAAGAGGTACCTTGTTATCCACATCTTTGCGGTTGATCTGAGATTGGACAACGTACATAAGGGCATCCACCAATCCTGTGCATTCTCTCAGCTTTCGCCTGGCCTCGCTGCGTTCTGAACTCACATTCCTGTTGGACAGAAGGAGACGTTTAAACATATAATTGCATGTTTTCTTCTCAAAATagcctctctttctcctcctttgACTTTCTCGGCTTTCCATCCATTGATCAGCTTGTTTACCTAAGGCAGCCAGCAGTGTTGGTCAAGGCGGTCTCCCACTCCAGATGGCGTGGTTTGCAGCTCTCATCTCCTCCGGTGCTCCCTCGCTCCCAGCCAGAGTGAGGAACGACCACCTCGTCAGCTAGGGCATGCAGGGCGTGGTCCACAATCTCCATCTTCACGGAGTCGTGGGATGAGAGGTTCCACAAGGTGCCTGGGACGACATAATAAACCATCAATACAGTAAAAGACATAGTTGGGCCCTTATTATAATAAGATATAAccaataaaagctttttttaatcctttttggaatgaatttagttttcttctttgaatatttttacatGGGTTCTGACATTGAAGTTATCAtgaccaaaccaaaccaatCCTTTGTCTGTGTTTGACAGTAAAGTAATAAGTGGGACAAAGGCATTTAAagtatgtacataaaaaaaccccacaaatgaTCTGTAAAAGCATTGCTTGATGTTTATACCTGTGATGGTGTCGGTGAGGTCCTGGTTGTGGGTTTTTCTCAATAACCTGACCAGAGCAGGAACTCCATCGCAGTTCTTGATGGCGATCTTGTTGTCTTGGTCTCGTCCAAATGAAATGTTCTTTAGTGCACCACAGGCCGAGTGGTGCACCTCCTTGCTGGGGTGGTCCAGCAGCGACACCAAGGATGGGATGCCCTTCAGGCGACGCACCTCCGACTTAACCtagacaaaatgataaaacttaCATCAAGGATTTGACAAATACTCACAGAAAACTGCAAATTTGTCAAGTTCTGGTATTCTGCATTTGAATGTGACCATTATTTTACCTTATCATTTTTGAATGTGAGATGCTGGAGGAAAGCAGCAGCGTTGGTCTTGACAGGGTCCAGACGGTAGTTCAACATGGCGATGACCTCTGGCAGTTCCGGCTGTCTCCATGAACCAGGAGGAGGCTTTCTCAGCGTGCTGTCCAGTGAAGCCATGCTCCCTCTCTCCATGGTCATGGGAACTCCCCAGGCATATGGGTCAACTCCTCCCACATCACCATCCAAAGTATCCTCACAGCTCCTACATGACAAAGGAAatagaatatattaaatattgctCACATATTGTACATGGTCAAAAAAACTAATCAAGTGTCATATGACAGTAGAGTGATGCTTAAGAGTTTTACCTCAGTCTTCGTCTGTCCATAGCCCCAGGGCCGGGCCCTAGGCGTGGCATGGTCCCGTAGCCTCCAGGGTGCATGGGTGGAGGTCCCATGCCATACTCATCGTACCCCACACTGCGTTGGTCATCCTCAAGACCGTAGTGGCCGTGGCCATACCGCACCTCCAGCGCTGAGCCCAGGGCCCTCATTCCCCGGCTCACTTGGGGCTGAGCAGCATACGGGTCAAGCTGCTGGCGGCTCGGGGCCCGGTAGCCGGAGTCCAGAGTCCGGTAGCCGTCAACTGGCCTGCAGGGAAGACAGAGAAGTGGACAGAGTTGTTAAAGTGACTGACAAAGAGATCCATCAGACCATTATGTTGATAAAGCATTATGATTATGCTTAATGTATAAACATTCACAGTCTATGCAGAGGACTTTTACCTGTAGCGTTCGTCCATGTGCGAGCCCCTGCTCAGGCTTGTGTATGCCTCCGATGGTGGGCCTGCTCTGTAATCATCATAACCCCCCACAGGGCCGTAGTGGTAGTTTCTGGGCACTGTGGCCGTGGGGTAGTCGGCTGGTACCGCCTGCCTGTAAGGACGGTCCAGTGTGGCGCTGTAGCCGCCCATACCGGACACTGACAAGCCCCCATCAATGGACATGGAGTCAGAGGGCAGGACTGTGCGTGAGATTGGTTTCTTCATCTGAGAGAGACAAAGATAGGAGTGATGGTTTAAAATCAACTGGTCTAAGAGCCTTCAATCCACAGctgaattaaaaacaacattttaaatgtcaccTTGATTTGCGCAAGCCTTTGCACGTAAAGTCCGATAATATCAAGGTGCATGTTTCATAATAACTTACGCCATTATCTGACCGTCGTGTGGTTCCTTCTTCAGAGAAGACTGAGTGAACTTCCTGGGAGTCGTCCTCTGGTGTGTAGCTCTCATCGAGAACGCCGTGTGCAGGGTCAACCATTCTGTACTGTAGTGTAGAGGCAAaccacacatatatatttttaaaatcactgGCACTTACTGCTataaatacaagaaaaacatatacaaacaaacacatacctGTGTGCCGTTTATGTATGAGTCAGTAAGTTTCAGCCGCTCTATGTCTGCATCCCCTAAACGCCCGTTCTGacataaaaagagaaagacaCAACTGTTAATATAGgtattgtaaaaatataaaacatcatACACTTTTGCTGAAACAACACATACAAGTGAGGTTAAAGGCATGATTCCCAGTAGCCAATGGCTTCTACTTTCTTACAACCTCCCAGATGATGAATACTGCTGCAGAAGCACATTCATTGCTGACCAAACTGTCCCTGCATGTTTATGGTCTGTGAATCACTGCCAGACATGAGGGAGGACATTTTGGAGTGCAGCCACTCATCCTCGCACCCTACTTTCTTCCTGCTGTATACTGTTACATAACCAATGACTGTCACACTGTATAACGGACACTTTCTACGTAACTGAGTAACGCTCAGTTTTGTGAAATATAAACCGCCTCACTTATCAGCAATAGCATCAAGCTGAATCACGTGGAAACACTGCGAAATTGGGAAACTGAAAATCTTTCCCAGCAACCATTTTATCACCCAGAGTACCATTAGTTTCAGTTTCTTTGATACTACCGACTTTTCAAGACAAAACATGTTATATACCTTTCCCAACACTGAATCACACTTAATTGGAAGTAGTATCTCACACTGAACTTTATATGATGTCCACAAGGAGGCAGGGCTGCTATGAAAAAAGCAATGGGAAGTGCAAGTGAGCTTTTACAGCAAGAAGTGCACACTTCCTCTCCAGCTTATCCTTCCTATAATACCACCTCATTTACCAACAACTCTGTCATGGTCTTGGGGAACTGCTCAGACTGTTTGGCTGACAATGCACGAGTATCTTGATCAGCATTAATATTTTTAGAAATGAAACATGCACAAGGCCAAAACCCAGATTCTTACGTTCTTAGCCTTCATCCTCCAGCTGCGACACATTTATCAAATACTTCCAAGTactcaaagagacaaaacacaaatCTAATCTATGTCAGCAAGCCCTTTGAGCAAGGAAAATATTTAGaaacagatttcaaactatTTTACTCAGTCAGTGTACAATGCCAAGTGCTGGAAACGGTGCTTCAACGTCAACCTGTGAATACATCACTGCCTGACCTCGCTCTCCAAATCTTACAGGCGCCTAAGTGACATTTTCCACCCTCTGATTGTCAAGTCTTTTGGTAGAGACAACAAAACTGGACAAGGCAGCAACAGTAGTTCCCTGTCCAAGCAAATAATTCAGCTGTAAACAAAAGCAAAGTGAGAGCCATAAATCTGTCAAGACAAGAAAGCTAGTCTTTACTACAAAACAGATCTATATCATGATATAGTAAACTTAATAGAAAATCAATTGAAACTGCAGACAAATTAAATTTCTGTTTATAGTTTACTCAGGAAATGACCACAGATCATGATACTTTATTACTACGCAGCAAATATCATCCTAAAATCCATATTTGGCATTGAGCAATCTCGCTCAATAATTTGCAGCGTTGCCCACAATGTTCAGTTACAACAAAGACATATTTAAATAACAGCTAGCATGGTTTTAACTGCTATTAGAGCGGAAACAATTTGTCAATTGATCAATTACTCTGTTGACAAAGAAttattaaccaaaatcatcaagaaaaccatggaaaatgtctagatatcagctcttaaattaaactcttatgagctatatacaaacaaatgtacctttagttgtactaggcatgaaaatgaacaagaaatttatgaaaaaaagggtggtctaatattttttttttccaatgactgtatattttaataattaaatcaaaaagtaatttaaggAAAAGTGCCAAAATGTCACGTTTAGTATTGACTTGTTCAACTctgctaaaaactaaaaaatcacttaacgattaagaattgacaataaaaataaaaggaaaatgtcTAATTGCAATTACTTTGATTGATGCTTTTGGAAATGTTTGCATCATTGTCATTCATTAAAGAAATATGTTGAATACAGTTTTGAGGACAGGACATTGTTGCAGTGCCACAATACTTAATTCAGAATtacattttgacacattttgccATAAAAAATAATGCACCTCCTGTAAGTGAGTCCTGTAAGTCCTGCAAGTTTGATAACCTTA of Centropristis striata isolate RG_2023a ecotype Rhode Island chromosome 12, C.striata_1.0, whole genome shotgun sequence contains these proteins:
- the LOC131981318 gene encoding catenin delta-1-like isoform X1, giving the protein MEQCESAAALLESVREQEVQFEQLTRALEEERRRVGLPATSPSALGRPLPHTQNGRLGDADIERLKLTDSYINGTQYRMVDPAHGVLDESYTPEDDSQEVHSVFSEEGTTRRSDNGMKKPISRTVLPSDSMSIDGGLSVSGMGGYSATLDRPYRQAVPADYPTATVPRNYHYGPVGGYDDYRAGPPSEAYTSLSRGSHMDERYRPVDGYRTLDSGYRAPSRQQLDPYAAQPQVSRGMRALGSALEVRYGHGHYGLEDDQRSVGYDEYGMGPPPMHPGGYGTMPRLGPGPGAMDRRRLRSCEDTLDGDVGGVDPYAWGVPMTMERGSMASLDSTLRKPPPGSWRQPELPEVIAMLNYRLDPVKTNAAAFLQHLTFKNDKVKSEVRRLKGIPSLVSLLDHPSKEVHHSACGALKNISFGRDQDNKIAIKNCDGVPALVRLLRKTHNQDLTDTITGTLWNLSSHDSVKMEIVDHALHALADEVVVPHSGWERGSTGGDESCKPRHLEWETALTNTAGCLRNVSSERSEARRKLRECTGLVDALMYVVQSQINRKDVDNKLVENCVCLLRNLSYHVHREVPGCERYVETAPVNQGPAPANKGGCFGSRKGKDEWFSKGKKDGDDGSGDQVDIPKRTTPAKGYELLFQPEVVRVYTSLLRESKNPSVLEAAAGAIQNLCAGRWTYGRYIRATVRLEKGLPMMAELLAHGNDRVVRAMSGALRNLSIDNRNCQLLGLHAVPHLVANLPGGQSQSGRTLSEETVVSVLSTLAEVLGNSVEAAKTLRASQGIERLVLINKDGKRSEREVRGAGQVLQLVWAHKELRKPLEKDGWKKTDFMVNLNTTNGPSTRANGTYEDSTTPLLDRGEKRDMIPLNDLGPEAYSTLDQRERRHTLDETTDTLPRGVYGGRKGSLPLLDSYDEKLIVCITQTGPSLPYHCY
- the LOC131981318 gene encoding catenin delta-1-like isoform X2, whose protein sequence is MEQCESAAALLESVREQEVQFEQLTRALEEERRRVGLPATSPSALGRPLPHTQNGRLGDADIERLKLTDSYINGTQYRMVDPAHGVLDESYTPEDDSQEVHSVFSEEGTTRRSDNGMKKPISRTVLPSDSMSIDGGLSVSGMGGYSATLDRPYRQAVPADYPTATVPRNYHYGPVGGYDDYRAGPPSEAYTSLSRGSHMDERYRPVDGYRTLDSGYRAPSRQQLDPYAAQPQVSRGMRALGSALEVRYGHGHYGLEDDQRSVGYDEYGMGPPPMHPGGYGTMPRLGPGPGAMDRRRLRSCEDTLDGDVGGVDPYAWGVPMTMERGSMASLDSTLRKPPPGSWRQPELPEVIAMLNYRLDPVKTNAAAFLQHLTFKNDKVKSEVRRLKGIPSLVSLLDHPSKEVHHSACGALKNISFGRDQDNKIAIKNCDGVPALVRLLRKTHNQDLTDTITGTLWNLSSHDSVKMEIVDHALHALADEVVVPHSGWERGSTGGDESCKPRHLEWETALTNTAGCLRNVSSERSEARRKLRECTGLVDALMYVVQSQINRKDVDNKLVENCVCLLRNLSYHVHREVPGCERYVETAPVNQGPAPANKGGCFGSRKGKDEWFSKGKKDGDDGSGDQVDIPKRTTPAKGYELLFQPEVVRVYTSLLRESKNPSVLEAAAGAIQNLCAGRWTYGRYIRATVRLEKGLPMMAELLAHGNDRVVRAMSGALRNLSIDNRNCQLLGLHAVPHLVANLPGGQSQSGRTLSEETVVSVLSTLAEVLGNSVEAAKTLRASQGIERLVLINKDGKRSEREVRGAGQVLQLVWAHKELRKPLEKDGWKKTDFMVNLNTTNGPSTRANGTYEDSTTPLLDRGEKRDMIPLNDLGPEAYSTLDQRERRHTLDETTDTLPKN